ACACACCCTCTATGTGAGAGGTGGTGCTTAGCccgaaacaaagaactcaaaactggacaacttcctcccatacacgaaccttccggtagtttgaagttcggatggatgaggaagtagaagtaagcatcctggagatctaaagagatcatccagtggaccttttttactgctgcaagcaaagtcttatgagtctccatagagaggttttgtcctctggacgtagcttgaacagtatgtgactgacgttggacgtcacggtttgtttgacgttcgacgtcaTGAGCTTGTTGCTCgatgtcacgttcagcttgacgcccaatgtCGCGCTTAGCTGCCTAGGGATCGTCGCCGCACTTGGAAGGTAAACACTCTATGACACGcttggccgtttgatgtctggtatcaagagaagacactcaatgggatatagaagccttatcacgctgttcaaaattagcttgttggtaggccgcctgtgcgacaacgggtcctgAAAAGAATCATGACAAACCaacgctttgctaacagcaggctgataagactgcataaaagatAAGAGCCAttgcttcatgccagcagcatagtcaaactaggatcaacattaggtgacaccggtgtagaaaactttgatcgcgaactcgccttcctcatcgcttacatcaCACTCCGCATTTCAGCAGAAGGAAAACAGTCTGGTGGAAGCGGCGGTGCCTGTAttgtaacaccagactcaggaacaagatccttatcagtctgaaataaagctttgccaacttctgacatcctgacaggctGTATACAGGAAAAAAGGGGGGACTGCCTTCTCTtacaaaagccctaatgcacttcctgctgttgcaccTGAACGtgttgctgcaccaacatctgcggttaggttctttatgctgcacTGAGGACGCGCTAAAGCACTGCTCTATCAGCACTGTCTTTTGACTTTGTTATTTTTctcagaatgatttaatgttaatttattctcatcatttatttatttccttatttcttctccttactgagccatctttccttattggagcccttaggcttatagcatattgcttttccaactagggttgtagcttggctagtaataataataaaataataaacagagactcctttgccgtcttccttagcgaaaaactctgaaggcagaacgaggagcagcaggtacaaaaataaaatggaaactcttcagaaaactctcatgagtttctgaaagtcactcccttcctcctacaagtctctaaccttggtagagatgtcttgtttcctaggagtcaactccttaaggttctgAATTCTGCCTCAATGCTTAAGAGGTTTAATTCTAGCTCACCCacccaagaattagttcaagcaggccttggtctgagaacatatctttttagttaatatttatttcttaatatagcgcctggcgtaacaaagttccaacgctagacgctcatggtcatgtagacatcaagttcTACTTTATGTAATGCAAgctcttgacgctcggcgccacgtgactttcagaagAATAACACttgcgattcagacgctcggagctATGCCGATCGCGTCTAGTGAAAGCTAGATGACCAACGCTCTGTTGTTGTCACACTCAGCTTGGCACGAGGCGCCATGCTAAGCCACCTGGCgagcgccatcatgctcagctgcttggcacacgccatcaagttcagctctttttaagaggtaagaacattaaatgctcattacctgtcaagaatgattttaattttgttttcagcttcgtgCCTGATGCGTGATATCGGTTAAAGtcagaaaacacttttacctcgccttacctacggcgagggcgagcgttctggagatcgtcaacagaaaacgctcgaggggacttctgctcgggtcttataTGACGGTAAGCGCCAGGCTAAGCCTCTCGCTTCACTTTGCcgctcgacttaacttctcccatgggttcgggagcttgaaagaggtctaaggctaggataatgacaggtccgaacagaagcaccctccactgtattgaataaaattcactgcactaatttagcaccaaaaatttgcatttttgactctttggtataaaaccaaaagtatacGGGCCCTTAGAGGGagaacttactattctgtcaagggcttgaatgggaatgcaacaattaatattaaggggttccaataaaagacgaatagttacatttaacaattggaacatttataaatattatacgaataaattttgtattccaaaaacgaacaagtaaacaacaaTCCAAAGAATtgtgagactatatcgattgtcatgaatactacattgtataaaaattaactgaatgctaattctctttaatctttgtaaacagattaattaatgaaaaaatactaaaaggaccaatataattggaaaatgacatattccttttatctaatataatttaaaaacttagtttttaaagaaaaatgtacttttcataaatattgatacaaagagtattactgtaacgatagactgatGACTGCGTAGCGTAAATAAACATGAACGctataaatattttataagatagtatttacttatcattctttgtagaaaaagaaagaaaatgccagtcatactcaagcttatgtcaaatgactgtgacgtcatcgatgaggcgagatgtttacctatcgccatatgctttcgttagttaaaaaataggttgaaaaatttccAGTCCTACTTTTTACGCTATAACATAGCGCTAGAATATAAAACAAACACCCAATAAGTGAATGCTCAACCTCTTAACAAGAGTACTTCACCAAGGTACAGCTAAAATCCAGATTAAACACGAGTAAATTCCATTTCTATGTAGCCAGTATGGCGACAGAAggaaatctgatactaggagggatagttcgacctagctccgtggtggcgctagtgtatacctggcatatctctgcaattgctgcgagttttgaatttctgctggacagaagcataaagctatttctgggtcgacctgtgacgcccggtgaaaagagtccttctttacacttttctgatataaatacagtacttccaaatataccagagaaattaaagtatggaatgcagaggttactaccctcgcgcgaacaccctgtGGGTGTCGTTTATaaaacaggggcgtgtgaaaaccactattcacaggctgtctcccatttaggtaattccttcatcaaaggggagggccgtaacagaggccctatctaCTTTACCTGGACTATCCTACCGTCGCCCGACGCCAGCGCCACCTAGactacatccttctgttggacttcgtaagcgcCGTTTGTTTGTTGAGTGCCGCTTGGATTTTTAGCTTTTTTcgtgtaatttcatcatgaccgaggctcttcttactcctgcaccaatgttaagtaccatagattgttttgacaggtttgttagtaccgggctagtgttatatttattcatttgagtGTTTTTTAGTGAGTACAGTTTTGGCCTTCCAGGATAATGGTGGCCATTGTTCTTGTACAGTTTGGTGTTTTCTTGTTTTGCCCGTTGGTactcttgtcatcttaggttcattatccttttaatttcaggccttatgccatttatattatgatattttgaaCCGGTTATATTTCCAGTCTTGGTACTTTTTAGCGCTTACGAGTCCGTATCCTGGCGAACCAAGAATAGCGATCGAGGCTTTGTTATAGATAAGTTGTTCCGATTGGCGGTATCATATTTTCGTcaaaattttacgtttttttttttttttttttttttcccccactaTTCTTCGTTcgcctctttttattattttttgttggtcATGGACCTGTATTTGGAATGTGAGTTAAGGttcgttttattgttttgttttggtaaccacgagagagagagagagggagttcccgttttctgtgcatatggtcacgtgtctccctctctctctcttttatgttagTTTTACCTAGTACGAGAGGTGGGAAGCCCGTTTTCTGTTCATTCAAtcacgggttctctctctctctctctcttccccctgcGGGAATTACGGTTTGTGTTTATTTTACATGTTTATTTTTTGGTTACTTTTAGTGTATTTTGGGGTTAGTGTTTTGATAGGTCCTGTCGTGTGTGAGTTATTCGGATGGCCCGGAGTCGTTATTAATTCCCCTAGTTCCATCCGCTCCCCACTACGGCCTCGGGAATTGGTCCAAACTCCTTTACTACTACGCCATACCGTGAGGGGGAACACGTTCCCTCCGTTTGCTATTTAACTCCGGTTTCGACCCTCCCCACACAACTTATTCTCCCCCCTCCTCCGGGAGGTCTCCTTCAGAGTATTTCGTAgatcattctacttgtttatataatataatgggGGTATTTATTTAGTCAAGGACCTACCATCGGGTCTCCGGCATACCGACCTTCCAATTACTAGTTACTGTTCTTGTGTAATTACTGCGATCTCCGGCTCACACTTTTTATAGTTTGCTCCGCCTCACTACGGAGTGGATCACTCGATTAATTATTGTAGTATTACACGGGACTTCGGCCCCCTTTCAGACGAACCGTAGATTTTATTTTACTCTCAGACTCTTTATAACCTGTGTTGTTATCTCAGAGTTTTCGAGAACAGACGgacttatgtcttctttttattacagaaagtgcgATGTGCCGCCTCCTTTAGTGATCCGGTAGGCCATGATGTCTGCCGGTCTCACGCGCATTGCGCCATCCCCTTCGTCCGTGAGCCGGGCCAGTCcccttacatggtgtggttcccggaggcATGCACGCTGTGTTATGACCTTACGTCAATCCTGTGGAATGACGATGTGAGTATTTTCAATATTAGTTGTTATGTTGATAACATATTTTATGACTGTCATTCTTTCTGTATTACTGATATTTGGTACTATCGGGGATTCTTTCCGTCAATCTTTATAATATTCTCATCTCTTCCAGGTCGACGAGGAGCTTCTCCGGACCGCCAGAACGAGCCTCCGGGCCTGGGTCTCAGGCTTTGGCCGTAATGCTCCTTCTGGATCCCCCTACCTCCTTGATGATGACATGGGCTCCCGTCTCTTTCCGGGCTCCTCCTCTGCGGCGGTTCCCTCTATCTTAGCGGAACCTATCATGGAATCCATCAGAGCGACTATCCCCCAGGACGAGAATCTACTCTCAGGAGACGTCGCCGATCTGAATATTGGCATCgagcccatggatgagcaggtaagtaGTACGGAGTTGGCAGACCCTTTTCTCTCACCCTCTGTATCTCCTGCTTCTTTCCGTGGCTTTGATAAACCTCAGGcttctactttggatccctctctatctatacgacccaaggtgaagcccctaCACAATTACAAACCTAGGTCTCGTACTTCAGCTGTGCCAGTCGCTATATCTCCGGTCCCAGGACCCTCCACTACTCCCGACATCCCTATGGGATCCAGGCCTCATCCTCCCAAGAAAGGAAAGTCCACTAAGACTAAGGCTTTGTCAGAGATCAGTCCCTCGGTACCACTGTGGACGGAGATGATGGAAGGTTTAGCGAGGACTCAGATGCAGCAATCGGGGGCAATGTCGCAATTGAAGGATATGGTAGCCAATATACTTCGCGTGGGGAACCAGGCTGCGGCCCCGGTAGCACCGGATCCTTCTAAGTTGCCAACTTTCGAAaagaacaacccatggaggttcgcTCTCCATGCACCCTACATCGATGGTACTCTAACCCTAGAGGGATTcgggacccgccctctagatgatCTTGAATTTTTCCCTCCGGGGctccagttccccttcaatggtttCGCCCGGCTGAAGGAACATGCTCTTGTTAGGATGGATAAAGTCCCTAAGGAGACTGTCATCTTCCCTAAGGAGCAGGCCTAAGCCGTGTGGGCTAGGACTCTGGCTGACTGGGGTTGCGTCAACTCTAAACGGACCCAACCTAAAGGGCCCTATACTATCTTTACCACACCCCAATCCGTTCCGATTCCTCTTACGGATAAAGTGGCCAGGTTGACCATCCAATCGGCCAAGGAAGGCTCCCCTGTTCCTGTCCTCAAGGAAACGGACTCCACCTCGGTGCTTCTTCCGGGCTCTTCCGCCCTTTGGAGGGATGCTTCGGATACTTTTTCAGTGAATAAGCTCGACCCGGACTGcgtctcatctctcttctctgagaagcttcccaggctACCGGATCGCCTTATCAAGTCAGAGCTTGACGATTGGAACAGACTCGCTAGGTCGGTTCACACCATGGTCTCAGCAGAAATATTAGTCTCCCTATACCCGGAGGAGTCTCTATTCCGGGTGTTTGCTAAGAACAACCTCCAGACGTTCCAGTTCGACCTGCACGATTTCTGGACATCCAGGATAAACTGCAGGAAGTATGTTCTGGCGGAAGCTTCCATTAGGCATGAACCGAATAAGCTCATAGCCTCCTCCTGTTGGGGCAAGAACCTGTTTCCACAGGAGGAAGTAGACAAGGTCTTGCAAGACGCGGCTAGAGCTAACCAGAGCTTGCAAGTGAGATGGGGCCTTTCGACTAAGAGGAAGGTAGACTCAGGGAAGCAGTCCTTTTTCAAAAAGAGACAACGCTTCACCCCATACATGACCAGTCGTGGCCAGTTCCATCAAGGCCCTGACTCGTCAACTCCTTCTACTTCTAAGACGACTACTCCGCATTCTACCCCTCCACCACAGGTGGTCTACCTTCCTGCTCCCCAGGGTAACCACCCTACCCCCATGGCTCCTTGGATGACCTCCCCAGCCTACAATCCAGTTTACGAATCCTCTAATACCTTTCGAGGATACCTTAGAGGCGGcaacaggggtagaggtcagttTCGCCACCAAGGCGGACCAAGAACCAGGGGTCCTCGTGGAGGACAAGGGTCTAAATTCACCCCCTCTCAATGAAaggaatcaggtaggagggagactataccacttccaggaccattggaccttcagtcctcGGGCCCACAGCATAGTGTCCAAAGGcctaggttggaaatggtcacaaggttctccacctccagcagtgaccttcttccagaaaccgactCCGATATTGGAAGAATACACCAAAGAATTACTCAAAAAGAAGGCCATAAAGAGGGTACGGTCACTGAAATTCCAAGGACGACTGTTCACAGTCCCCAAGAAGAATTTGACGGCGttaagagtggtcctggacttgtcgaaactaaatTCTTACATTctatgcgacaagttccgtatgttgactgtctcgcaggtacggaccttacttctccgtggggccgtcaccacctctatcgatcttacagacaaCTATTATCACGTACctgtagctcgaaacttctccccctacctcggaTTCCACCTAGGCAGGAAGGCCTTCGCAttcagagtcatgcccttcggtctcagcatagcccccacgatatttacaaaactgggggagacagtgctcgaacaactcaggaaccaagggatcaaagtagttgcctatctggacgattggctaatctgggagAAGTCTATCTCAGAATGCAACAAAGCTACAGCCAAAGTGATCCAAGTCCTCAGCCAGCTAGGCTTCAAGGTCAATTTGCAAAAATCTCGTCTACAACCATCAAATCGTtttgaatggttaggcatccaatggGACCTCAAAAATCACAAGATCTCTCTTCCTTCCAAGAAAGTCAGGGAGATAGCGGCAAAGACAAAAaactttctcaagcacaaacaggtgtccagaagagccttggaaagaatcctcggcttacttcagtttgcatcagtgacagacctctttttgaaagccaaactcaaggacatcaaccgggtttggagaaagagggctacTATACATTTACGAGACAAAATCTCGTCGGTTCCCTCAATCCTGAAAGAGAGACTTCGGCCTTGGTCCaaaccagagaacctttccaagtcagttcctctgcaattccctcctcctcAAGTGACGatccatacagacgcgtctctcagCGGCTGGGGGCGATATTACAACCAACAGGTGTTCCAGGGCTCCTGGTCACCCGTCAtgagacacttccacatcaatgtgctagaagctatggcagtgttcttgaccctgaagaggctatCCCCTCCACGGTCCACCCACATCAGGAtaatctcagacagcacagcagtagtgcactgcataaacagaagtggatcaaaatctcccaatctCAACCAAGTCTTGGTCTCAATTTTCACCttagcagcagaaaagaactggttcctgtctgcGACTCGCcttgcaggagtccagaacgtgattgcggactcactatccaggacaagtCCACTGGAGTCTGAATGGTCTCTGGACGtgaattctttccggtggatttccaggctggttcccggCCTCCAGGTGGATATATTCGCGACACAACTGAACTACAAACtcccttgttatgtgaccccaaacctggaccctcaggcatacGACATGGACGCGTTAatcctggattggaaccattggaagaagatttacctttttcctccggtgaatcttctgatgaaagtccggtgaatcttctgatgaaagtcctGCACAAACTATGCTCCTTCCGGGGAGCAGTGGCtttagtccaaactcagactgtgtcagattcctcaagaatagccaaaaccctaactttgtggatttcatgaagtttgcagcccgcagggatgcaaacattgacccggaaaatgtcctcttcatagaatcagacaaaagggattcCACAATTagacaatatgattcggccgtgAAGAAGTTAGCAGGTTTCCTAAAAAATTCAGATCATTCTCGCATGACCTCTAATTTGGCCATCTCATTATTTAAGTCCTTGTTTGACAAGGGACTGGCAGCTAGCACGATAACCACGGTTAAGTCGGCTCTAAAGAAGATCTtcctcgtgggtttcaatattgatctgtcggattcctatttttcatctattccgaaggcatgcgctaggctcagaccttcggtacgaccacaaaaggtctcttggtctctgaacgacgtaTTAAAACTAGCTCCAGACACGGATAACGAATCCTGCCcctacatcactcttcttaggaagaccttatttttAACGGCTTTGGCTtagggtgctagaatctcagaattagcagctctttcACGTAATTCCGAAAATATGGATTTCCTCCCGTCAGGCGAAGTTCTACTTTCCTCAGACagggctttcctagctaaaaacgaggacccacaaaataggtggtccccttggaagattattcctcttccccaggatacttctctgtgtcccgTCACTACACTAAAGGCTTTCTTGGCCAGGACCGCCAACTGCTCGTCTGGACCCTTGTTTCTCAGAGAAcagggaggtactatttccattcaaggcatcaggcaataaatcctttactttattaagGAGGCTAACCCAGAGTCATTTcctcatgctcatgatatccgttcggtagcaacctccatcaattattttcagAATATGAAGTTTGATGACCTGAAGAAGTATACAGGTtagaaatctcctatggttttcagacGGCACTATTTAAAGAACCTACAGGCCCTCAAATTCCCCACAGTTGCAgttgggagtcttatctcccccaaTAATCTCTCCATTCTTccttttcatccatctctctccttctccctcctgcCTGCCACTCCTGCCACTTCGCCGCTCTCATGGGTGGGTCGTTTAGCCCTAGAATTATGTTACCATTTCTTTTTACCCTGGTTATTACCTGTTAGTATGATTAACCTtgccttattttatttcatgttaatgTTCTTTAGCCATGTAAGGATTGATTTTGTGTTGTGATTGATTCAAGGGATGATTCcttgtttctctttttttgttaCTCCATCTTTGGGATTCCTGTTTGAgctaatgtgttttatttttagtttgactaccttaatatagtattttgtccttggtacatggtgtttgactttatcccttttatttgatactgtttttgggcttggaaggcattctctggtacattttcactgggtgtcacaggtcgacccagaaaagggattttgacaaaggaaaaatctatttctggggagatacctgtgacgcccggtgaaacccttcccttacgtTGACCCACCCTTTCTCCTTtccaagccatagttcttgcagaaggatgtagtcTAGGTGGCGCTGGCGTCGGGCGACGGTAGGATAGTCCAGGTAAAGTAGATAGGGCCTCTTgttacggccctcccctttgatgaaggaattacctaaatgggagacagcctgtgaatagtggttttcacacgcccctgctttataaacgacgcccacagggtgttcgcgcgagggtagtaacctctgcattctatattttaatttctctggtatatttggaagtatttatatcagaaaagtgtaaagaaggactcttttcaccttgcatcacaggtatctccccagatatagatttttcctttgtcaaaatccctttattatgtaacaagcgggtaagtttaaatgtttaaaactgagttatcaggtgcacctgtagtggggaaagcaccaaaacctgataaatcaccacctgttaataggaaaagagagagacctccatctctctcacccccatccattaaaaataCCAAAGTTATGAcctcaaatagatatgatgttcagTCTGTTGATATttaagatcaacaggaaaacttcttaaatcaatcaaaaattcaagtcgaggtccaccatccccctcaagaattagttaaaaagaacattgaaaaggtTAATGTAAAACCTAACATATCAAGACCCACACTTTAGAAGCCCACAAAAaatattttgttccgtaaccgaaatacaaaccatgctatttacaaagggggggggggtattacttttagcgtagctgaaatggcgagccattagaatttaacgagggtgtattacccccgcgctagttagcggggggtaggggagtggtagctagctacccctcctccccctcacacacaggtgaatacccactttcacttttggctcggactgtgacagacgtctctgtcttggtcctcgcttggcagccattgtctgttttgtctttacttaatcgcttacttttcttttactcaatatatatgtaaacatgttttcatgtttgtatatatatttgagtatagaaataagtaagtttccttttcagatgtgtgtgtgtgtagtgtacgatatctacgtggaggcctcggcagttaggcc
The DNA window shown above is from Palaemon carinicauda isolate YSFRI2023 chromosome 37, ASM3689809v2, whole genome shotgun sequence and carries:
- the LOC137629464 gene encoding uncharacterized protein, with the translated sequence MVWFPEACTLCYDLTSILWNDDVDEELLRTARTSLRAWVSGFGRNAPSGSPYLLDDDMGSRLFPGSSSAAVPSILAEPIMESIRATIPQDENLLSGDVADLNIGIEPMDEQIWRDTKYSAHFIPLLGIETRQ